The following are from one region of the Candidatus Kryptoniota bacterium genome:
- a CDS encoding T9SS type A sorting domain-containing protein: protein MFKSLFDYLIMLFMSLVVTAAAEAQTWEYQTNPTIGTADTAGGGKIQFVSSTEGWISASDGKLLHTTNAGTDWSVMTPFPSDTVWSFSDPSVTMSWVNQTHGWKINAIGKGFSDGHGAVIHKTTDGGSTWEKKIISTDSGEVGLEIQFVDENNGWALIYNLSNGSGSLRKSTDGGNSWSSVASDTVGGFYFVDASNGWSLIPSNSQDSSLLFRRTTNGGANWVTQYTDKSPGSINAVQFTDLNNGWAVGGNAKILRTTDGGASWTSITNTGIAPQSNSKCLFFLNADTGWIGTNDGIQDQGPDRVILHTTNGGSSWTVSYRDKNNNSAIFSIFFLDANNGWFTGDYGVIGHTTNGGTGVVSDKSITPSIFSLGQNYPNPFNPSTVIGYQLSAVSHVTLKIYDVLGREVKTLVSERQAAGSHSVTFDAGGLPSGVYFYRLQAGSFNAIQKLLLLK, encoded by the coding sequence ATGTTCAAGAGTTTATTCGACTATTTAATAATGCTATTCATGTCCCTAGTGGTGACGGCAGCTGCCGAAGCCCAAACATGGGAATATCAAACGAATCCCACAATCGGTACAGCAGATACAGCGGGTGGCGGCAAAATTCAATTTGTAAGTTCCACCGAAGGCTGGATTTCTGCAAGTGACGGCAAATTGCTGCACACAACAAACGCCGGAACAGACTGGTCCGTCATGACGCCGTTCCCATCCGACACGGTGTGGAGTTTTTCTGATCCGTCGGTCACCATGAGCTGGGTCAATCAAACTCATGGCTGGAAGATCAACGCCATAGGCAAGGGATTCAGTGATGGCCATGGTGCTGTGATTCACAAAACTACCGACGGAGGCAGCACCTGGGAAAAGAAAATAATATCTACAGACTCGGGCGAAGTCGGATTGGAAATTCAATTCGTCGATGAAAACAATGGTTGGGCTCTTATCTATAACCTTTCCAACGGAAGTGGAAGTTTGCGGAAGAGTACTGACGGTGGAAATAGTTGGAGTTCGGTTGCTTCCGATACTGTGGGTGGTTTCTATTTTGTGGATGCAAGTAACGGTTGGTCGCTTATACCCTCGAACTCACAGGATTCATCTTTATTATTTCGTCGCACCACGAATGGGGGAGCTAACTGGGTCACGCAATATACAGACAAATCGCCCGGGAGTATTAATGCCGTGCAATTTACCGATCTAAATAATGGCTGGGCGGTTGGTGGAAATGCAAAAATTTTGAGAACAACTGATGGCGGTGCGAGTTGGACTTCAATCACTAATACTGGCATTGCTCCTCAATCAAACAGTAAGTGCCTCTTCTTTTTGAATGCGGATACCGGTTGGATTGGTACAAACGACGGCATTCAGGATCAAGGTCCCGACAGGGTAATCCTGCACACTACCAATGGTGGCTCAAGCTGGACGGTGAGCTATAGGGATAAGAATAATAACAGTGCGATCTTTAGTATTTTCTTCCTGGATGCGAACAACGGATGGTTTACGGGCGACTATGGCGTCATCGGCCATACGACCAACGGTGGAACGGGAGTAGTAAGTGATAAAAGCATAACGCCCAGCATCTTCTCGTTAGGTCAGAACTATCCGAACCCATTCAACCCGTCGACAGTTATCGGCTATCAGCTCTCAGCGGTCAGCCATGTTACATTAAAAATTTATGATGTACTTGGAAGGGAAGTGAAAACGCTTGTCAGTGAGCGTCAAGCTGCGGGAAGTCACTCGGTAACTTTTGATGCGGGCGGCTTACCCAGCGGTGTGTATTTCTACCGGCTGCAAGCCGGGAGCTTTAATGCAATCCAAAAACTCTTGCTCCTGAAATAA
- a CDS encoding T9SS type A sorting domain-containing protein, producing the protein MKPFFPVLFICATLLAFENVFAQTGSDYYLPLRIGNYLKFHADEGPLGWAARTTTHTIEGTDSISGKVYFREKDSEEADNGIFSDVFNVLWLSEDSARNILVAAVGEESSDIDSATILPSPGPFFPTQGLVPGYSIRYPYSNYFMVDSTISDTATVGTPAGTFTNCVMQSETHYDSLGKVVFLEYHYYAHGVGMVLNQRVKPDSNAHTDYLIQYSAVTAVHEKNAADDPRSFSLLQNYPNPFNPSTTISYRVEMRSQVSLKVYNVLGEEVATLVNETKDPGEYSVKMDASRFSSGVYFYRLFSGNYVSTKKMLMTK; encoded by the coding sequence GTGAAACCATTTTTCCCGGTTTTGTTTATCTGCGCGACTCTTCTTGCATTTGAAAATGTTTTTGCCCAGACAGGGTCAGATTATTATTTGCCGCTGCGAATAGGAAACTACTTGAAATTCCATGCTGATGAAGGTCCACTTGGGTGGGCCGCGAGAACTACGACGCACACCATTGAAGGAACAGATTCCATTTCCGGAAAAGTCTATTTCAGGGAAAAGGACAGTGAGGAAGCAGATAATGGTATCTTCAGCGATGTGTTCAATGTCCTCTGGCTCAGTGAGGATTCGGCAAGGAATATACTTGTCGCGGCAGTCGGCGAAGAATCATCCGACATAGATTCGGCAACCATCCTTCCTAGCCCGGGCCCTTTTTTCCCCACTCAGGGTCTTGTTCCTGGCTACTCGATCCGGTATCCGTATAGCAACTATTTCATGGTAGATTCCACTATCAGCGACACCGCGACAGTTGGGACGCCTGCAGGGACGTTTACGAATTGCGTCATGCAAAGTGAAACGCACTATGATAGTCTTGGGAAGGTCGTCTTCCTGGAATACCATTATTACGCGCACGGAGTCGGAATGGTTCTCAACCAGCGGGTCAAGCCTGATAGCAACGCGCACACCGATTATCTCATTCAATATTCCGCCGTTACGGCTGTCCATGAAAAGAATGCCGCGGATGATCCACGCAGTTTCAGTTTGTTACAGAACTATCCGAACCCGTTTAATCCATCAACCACGATCAGCTATCGGGTTGAAATGCGCAGCCAGGTTAGTCTGAAAGTTTACAACGTACTCGGTGAAGAAGTAGCAACTCTGGTAAACGAAACCAAAGATCCGGGTGAATACAGCGTGAAGATGGACGCGTCGAGATTCTCCAGCGGCGTCTACTTCTATCGGCTTTTTTCGGGAAATTACGTATCCACGAAGAAAATGTTGATGACAAAATGA
- the nagA gene encoding N-acetylglucosamine-6-phosphate deacetylase: MSKNNYALVNGKLVTPTSVIECGTLLVEDGTISEALTEHAKFPSAGFEILDCAGRIVMPGFIDLHTHGGRGHDFVDTDDNTCAQLSEYYFSHGVTTLLATLSPLSHSLLLPAVQRMAKFLESHKTVTNIIGIHLEGPYINRAMTGGNQEKYIEAPNFEEWQKVAAAGKGHIKLMTVAPELPGIDPIIDHAIKNGIAISVGHSKANGDIMARMIERGVTQVTHLFNSMPPLHHREVGILTEALLSDCVDAQLIADGIHVNAKTFRLAVKLKSPDHILVITDSIRATEKGDGKYTSAGREVVVKEGVVRADDGTLAGSTLVMEDALRFLTTAARINLPDASKMMSLNAARALGIDKETGSITKGKKADIVVVDDRFRVTLTMAAGILRYRS, from the coding sequence ATGAGCAAAAACAATTATGCACTTGTAAACGGAAAGCTTGTAACTCCAACAAGCGTTATCGAATGTGGTACACTTCTCGTCGAGGATGGAACGATAAGTGAAGCGCTTACCGAACATGCCAAGTTTCCTTCCGCCGGATTTGAGATTCTCGATTGCGCTGGTAGAATCGTTATGCCCGGATTCATCGACCTCCATACGCACGGCGGGCGGGGTCATGATTTTGTTGATACAGATGACAATACTTGTGCACAACTATCTGAATATTATTTCTCGCACGGGGTTACGACGCTTCTCGCCACATTGTCTCCACTTTCACATTCTCTACTACTTCCGGCAGTTCAACGGATGGCGAAATTTCTCGAGAGTCACAAAACAGTGACGAATATAATCGGGATTCACCTCGAGGGTCCTTACATCAACAGGGCGATGACCGGCGGAAATCAGGAAAAGTATATCGAAGCGCCCAACTTTGAGGAATGGCAGAAGGTAGCTGCGGCGGGAAAAGGTCACATCAAGCTAATGACCGTAGCTCCCGAATTGCCCGGCATAGATCCTATTATCGATCACGCAATTAAGAATGGAATCGCCATCTCGGTCGGCCATTCGAAGGCGAACGGCGACATCATGGCAAGGATGATCGAAAGAGGTGTAACGCAGGTTACTCACTTATTCAACAGCATGCCGCCTCTCCACCACCGGGAAGTTGGAATACTTACGGAGGCACTCCTCTCGGATTGTGTCGACGCGCAGTTGATTGCTGATGGGATTCATGTTAACGCGAAGACATTTCGATTGGCGGTAAAGTTGAAATCGCCGGATCATATACTCGTGATCACCGACTCGATCAGGGCAACTGAAAAAGGAGATGGCAAGTACACATCCGCAGGAAGGGAAGTGGTCGTGAAAGAAGGTGTTGTGAGGGCGGATGATGGTACGCTTGCAGGAAGCACGCTGGTTATGGAAGATGCTCTTAGATTCCTGACAACCGCGGCGAGGATTAATCTTCCTGACGCATCTAAGATGATGTCATTGAACGCGGCGCGTGCACTTGGAATCGACAAGGAAACCGGAAGCATAACGAAGGGTAAGAAGGCAGACATCGTAGTTGTCGATGACAGGTTCCGTGTAACATTGACGATGGCGGCTGGGATATTGCGATATCGATCATGA
- a CDS encoding T9SS type A sorting domain-containing protein produces MRTLERLIQLIKADGKFNFSIAPYLVGALLIWLPNVSMGQVLSNNSAVVSLTSGAFVVSMDVGNASGTIANNGTIQLSGSYTNGGTTSGNGTFQLGGDWTNNGTFSAGSGTLTFNGTALQHMGGSASAQNFNNVIVSNSSGVVLGGSGSFTINGSMTISNGSSLDLPTGPVLTFGSGASITTTGTGKIILQSGSNYVNLSSSAPTLQAQTNIAGSAGWRMLASPDNVTVGSMFAAPFVTQGFTGSSYPSLQPNLLWWDETSQGSSLQAWRDPSSTSDGVALGRGYMFYVFDGAQRSDTASINYSDVLPLTMSASGTEQPLTTAFDFGVTATTRSAGGPSDTTYVDTNAVDYGWNLVGNPTPSTIDWDASPGWTKANMDGTIYIWDPADTSGGYKTWNGTTGNLGSGLVAPFQAFWVKANGAGPSLKCDNGVKSTGGSFLGKIAMDSAKGSPLKKLTKDSSPVHSLVKVASDSTARPPVLRLDLLSNGIQTQAYFMFRDAGKLTYDPYDAFSLVPPSDKYLILYSVAGQGQPAMQIQDLPDTGFADPFILPLYVGGTKGGQPLDGSFTLRWTFEGQIPSGWSIALMDDSTGKAYNMVQEGELTFRYNTPPDLVPSGGNFLQKKSSLASTQRSPAVLPRPVVHTVPVSKLSKGAGTSIRFRVAISARNDFAGYLPSTPDLAQNYPNPFNPSTNISFWVPSPTRVTIQVFNVLGQRVATVTDREYPTGKYLVTWTARGAASGVYFCRMIAGTHVQTKKMVLVR; encoded by the coding sequence TTGAGGACACTTGAAAGATTGATTCAACTAATCAAAGCCGACGGAAAGTTTAATTTCTCAATAGCACCATATCTAGTCGGTGCTTTGTTGATCTGGCTCCCGAATGTCTCGATGGGACAGGTGCTATCCAACAACAGCGCCGTTGTGTCACTGACTTCTGGCGCCTTCGTCGTCTCTATGGATGTCGGAAACGCGAGCGGCACAATAGCGAACAACGGGACTATTCAACTCAGCGGGTCTTATACAAACGGCGGCACGACCAGCGGAAATGGAACATTTCAGCTCGGCGGTGACTGGACCAACAATGGAACCTTTTCCGCGGGATCAGGAACCTTGACATTTAACGGCACGGCATTGCAGCATATGGGCGGTTCGGCGTCAGCCCAGAACTTCAATAATGTAATCGTCAGTAACTCATCCGGCGTAGTGCTTGGTGGTTCTGGAAGTTTCACCATTAACGGCTCAATGACAATTAGCAACGGCTCGAGTTTAGATCTTCCAACCGGGCCTGTACTTACATTTGGATCCGGCGCATCCATTACAACAACCGGAACTGGAAAGATAATTCTTCAGTCCGGTTCGAATTATGTAAATCTCAGCAGCAGCGCGCCGACGCTTCAGGCGCAAACCAATATCGCAGGGAGTGCAGGATGGCGAATGCTGGCGTCTCCCGACAATGTCACCGTCGGTTCAATGTTCGCAGCTCCTTTCGTCACACAGGGCTTCACGGGTTCGAGCTATCCTTCATTACAACCCAACCTCCTCTGGTGGGATGAGACGAGCCAGGGCTCTTCACTCCAGGCGTGGAGAGATCCATCTTCGACTTCCGATGGCGTGGCGCTCGGTAGAGGCTATATGTTCTATGTGTTCGACGGGGCACAGAGATCAGATACCGCCAGCATCAATTATAGTGACGTACTTCCACTCACGATGAGCGCGTCGGGTACGGAGCAGCCACTGACCACGGCATTTGATTTTGGCGTAACTGCCACCACACGATCAGCCGGCGGGCCGTCAGACACAACGTACGTCGATACTAATGCCGTGGATTACGGATGGAACCTTGTCGGCAATCCGACTCCCTCGACGATCGACTGGGATGCTTCTCCGGGTTGGACAAAGGCGAATATGGATGGGACTATTTACATCTGGGATCCGGCCGACACGAGCGGTGGATACAAGACCTGGAATGGGACAACCGGGAACCTCGGCAGCGGACTTGTTGCGCCATTTCAGGCTTTCTGGGTAAAGGCGAACGGCGCCGGTCCGTCTCTGAAATGCGACAATGGTGTGAAGTCGACCGGCGGCAGTTTTCTCGGGAAGATAGCAATGGATTCGGCAAAGGGGAGTCCACTTAAAAAGTTGACTAAGGATTCATCGCCGGTGCATTCTCTTGTGAAGGTTGCCAGCGATTCCACGGCCCGGCCGCCTGTTCTTCGTCTCGATCTCCTAAGCAATGGAATACAAACCCAAGCGTACTTTATGTTCAGAGATGCGGGAAAACTGACGTACGATCCGTACGACGCATTTAGTTTAGTCCCGCCGTCCGACAAGTATTTGATTCTGTATTCCGTCGCCGGACAAGGCCAGCCTGCGATGCAAATTCAGGATCTGCCGGACACCGGCTTCGCTGATCCATTCATCTTGCCACTGTACGTCGGGGGAACAAAAGGAGGACAACCGCTCGACGGATCGTTCACGCTGCGCTGGACTTTCGAAGGACAAATTCCGTCCGGTTGGAGTATCGCGCTCATGGATGATTCCACGGGCAAAGCCTACAACATGGTACAGGAGGGCGAGTTGACATTTCGATACAACACGCCGCCCGATCTGGTTCCGTCAGGCGGTAATTTCTTGCAGAAGAAATCTAGTCTTGCATCTACCCAACGATCGCCGGCTGTGCTGCCACGGCCGGTCGTACATACCGTGCCTGTCTCTAAGTTGTCGAAGGGCGCCGGTACATCGATCCGTTTCCGTGTCGCAATTTCGGCGCGCAACGATTTCGCGGGCTATTTGCCCAGCACTCCCGACCTGGCACAGAACTATCCGAACCCGTTCAATCCGTCCACGAACATTTCTTTCTGGGTTCCGTCCCCCACTCGAGTAACGATCCAGGTGTTCAATGTCCTGGGTCAGAGGGTCGCCACCGTCACGGACCGGGAGTATCCGACGGGCAAATATTTAGTTACATGGACCGCAAGGGGCGCGGCGAGTGGTGTCTATTTTTGCCGTATGATTGCTGGAACTCATGTGCAAACAAAAAAGATGGTCCTGGTCCGATGA
- a CDS encoding tetratricopeptide repeat protein, which produces MTSAFSFLAPSQSLSQQSPQYEEVVFGFTLKELGSYNISVAVKNDRIYLPVMELFNIFEVYFTIEGQNVIKGTYLSSKFPLVIDPVNRIVTLGDKRYGLAPDEIFKGDMDIYMSPEKFGEIFGVNSTVNMNRLQIIAETDKELPALVRRRTLLERSETMSTAVVPVKYPLRFDRERSLIDGAVLDYNITNSLNGLSSQATSMTFTGGGEVAGGDVQGSLIAGTGQTPSYSDVRWRYVVRENKYFSSFAAGQILTSSEFIPRVTGIALSNEPVEPRVMFDNYVVDGYTEPESDVELYLNDRLIDFQRADAAGYYRFQFPLMYGTMRLAVKTFSKYGDINVEEKQVQVPFSFVPGGVLSYDIQAGKADESTVAAKDVYLGDANFLFGATNWLTINGGLEQSLNSGLGKLIYHGGFSSRLFSQYIVDMDLAPDAYYRLDANTLFASNAGVFVQYAKYMLTDTVIGTMPQQNASLALYLPLTFISPGTGFRLSEDYIDAEPGKRLSPRFDLSTRLTDVQLLISYSEVTNGSGVRPLNFAGDGLVAVTAMYSLPRGSILPAFLRAFLLRGQASYDLGAKTFQDVTLQASKTFAQVFQFNLGVTHNVAAHLTTVEAGLIMDLDVTRESSVFDVSSGTSTSRHSLYGSVGVDRNRVSFSNREEIGKGGVDVILFVDNNDNGVYDAGDELIPAKGVKLDGMGKVELGSDSVIHVSQLESYFRYNLEVDRQQIDPNLVPTTDKFSFVADPNQFKRIEIPFYRGGTISGTVYLEKDGSRTPLSGTRVILRSTEGTYGDTLHTFADGGFYAMNIAPGNYTLSVDSTQLQFLGAMQEDGPLDLTVHRSQEGDVIDTLEIVIVNRGWKINLNVEDEAQRLISRLNELEMRWAAAKQRGDSLRQAINAEGVAAAEKQMTWPETKTPNKSAVGGKDLITDYQNALREFAHEDFDGAAVALQEILDRNPPDDITDHCHYWIGECKYAAKEYGEALREFTEVLSFGSSVKKGDAQFMIGRCYERMGKRDQAIEAFRIVVRHYPMNENVDRANENIARLVKYENGLVAFNSENYTDAAMAFREILIEKVPDDIAAHCYYWIGESQFAARNYREALQEFRKILTSRRSVKIGDALFMIGRCFEKMGEKAKARETFQKLVEDYPMNGNVKTAKKHLSKL; this is translated from the coding sequence ATGACATCTGCCTTTTCTTTCCTTGCGCCGTCTCAGTCGTTGAGTCAACAATCTCCGCAATATGAAGAAGTTGTCTTCGGATTCACTTTAAAAGAACTGGGAAGTTACAATATATCGGTGGCCGTCAAGAACGACAGGATTTACCTTCCCGTTATGGAATTGTTCAACATTTTCGAAGTGTATTTTACGATCGAGGGACAAAACGTCATAAAGGGAACGTACCTCTCTTCAAAATTTCCGCTGGTCATCGATCCGGTAAATAGGATTGTTACGCTTGGTGATAAAAGATACGGACTTGCACCGGATGAGATTTTTAAAGGTGACATGGATATCTATATGTCCCCGGAAAAATTCGGAGAGATTTTCGGCGTCAACAGCACAGTTAATATGAACCGGCTTCAGATAATCGCCGAGACTGACAAAGAACTCCCCGCACTCGTTCGCAGGAGAACTCTATTGGAGCGATCGGAGACGATGAGCACCGCCGTGGTGCCGGTGAAATATCCGCTCAGGTTCGATCGCGAGCGTTCGCTAATCGACGGCGCAGTGCTGGACTATAACATCACTAATTCACTGAACGGTCTCTCATCGCAGGCAACCAGCATGACGTTTACCGGCGGAGGAGAAGTCGCGGGAGGCGATGTGCAGGGGAGCCTTATCGCTGGCACTGGCCAGACCCCATCATACAGCGACGTTCGCTGGCGCTATGTCGTGCGGGAGAATAAATATTTCAGCTCGTTCGCGGCGGGTCAGATCCTCACAAGCAGTGAGTTCATCCCGAGGGTCACCGGCATCGCACTCTCGAACGAACCGGTTGAACCGCGAGTCATGTTTGACAACTACGTGGTTGACGGATATACAGAGCCGGAGTCCGATGTCGAGTTGTATCTTAACGATCGCCTCATCGATTTCCAGCGAGCAGATGCGGCGGGATACTACCGCTTCCAGTTCCCGCTTATGTACGGGACGATGCGCTTGGCAGTGAAAACCTTCTCTAAATACGGCGACATCAACGTGGAGGAGAAGCAGGTTCAAGTCCCCTTCTCGTTTGTGCCGGGCGGCGTGCTGAGTTACGACATCCAAGCCGGGAAGGCGGATGAGAGTACCGTGGCGGCGAAGGATGTGTATTTGGGCGATGCCAATTTTCTTTTCGGCGCCACCAACTGGCTGACGATCAATGGCGGCCTCGAGCAGAGTCTCAACAGCGGCCTCGGGAAACTCATCTATCATGGTGGATTCTCATCCCGATTGTTCTCACAATACATTGTCGATATGGATCTTGCGCCAGACGCATATTATCGACTGGACGCAAACACTCTTTTCGCCTCGAACGCGGGCGTGTTCGTCCAGTACGCGAAATACATGTTGACTGATACGGTCATCGGCACGATGCCGCAACAGAACGCGAGTCTCGCACTCTACCTGCCGCTCACGTTCATCTCTCCCGGCACGGGGTTCAGGCTCTCCGAGGATTACATTGATGCGGAGCCGGGCAAACGTCTGTCACCGCGATTCGATCTCTCGACGCGTCTTACCGATGTACAGCTGCTGATAAGTTATAGTGAGGTGACGAACGGTTCGGGCGTGCGCCCGTTGAACTTTGCCGGCGATGGGCTTGTCGCGGTTACAGCTATGTACTCACTTCCAAGAGGATCAATTCTGCCTGCATTCCTGAGGGCTTTTTTGTTGCGCGGGCAGGCAAGCTACGACCTGGGTGCAAAAACCTTCCAGGATGTGACCCTGCAAGCCTCGAAAACGTTCGCTCAGGTCTTCCAGTTCAACCTGGGAGTCACGCACAATGTTGCTGCCCACCTGACAACTGTTGAGGCCGGACTAATCATGGACCTGGATGTAACGCGCGAATCTTCGGTCTTTGATGTATCGAGCGGGACCAGCACCTCGCGTCACTCGCTCTACGGTTCGGTAGGAGTCGATCGCAACAGAGTGTCATTTTCAAACCGAGAAGAGATCGGGAAGGGCGGCGTCGATGTGATACTGTTCGTCGATAACAATGATAATGGCGTGTATGATGCAGGCGATGAGTTGATCCCCGCGAAAGGTGTCAAGCTAGATGGCATGGGGAAAGTCGAACTCGGAAGCGACAGTGTCATACACGTGTCGCAGCTGGAAAGCTATTTCAGATACAATCTTGAAGTCGACAGGCAGCAGATTGATCCTAATCTGGTTCCGACAACTGACAAGTTCTCTTTTGTTGCCGACCCGAATCAATTCAAGCGAATCGAGATCCCGTTTTACCGTGGAGGGACGATTTCGGGAACCGTCTATCTTGAAAAAGACGGAAGTCGTACACCGTTAAGCGGAACCCGCGTCATCTTGCGATCGACCGAAGGGACTTACGGCGATACCCTTCATACGTTTGCCGACGGCGGTTTCTACGCCATGAATATCGCACCCGGGAATTACACCCTCTCGGTGGATTCCACGCAGCTTCAATTCCTCGGGGCGATGCAGGAGGACGGTCCCTTGGACCTTACCGTGCATCGTTCTCAAGAGGGTGATGTCATCGATACTCTTGAAATTGTAATTGTAAACCGGGGGTGGAAGATCAATCTCAACGTGGAAGACGAAGCGCAGAGATTGATTTCGAGACTGAATGAATTGGAAATGAGGTGGGCAGCAGCAAAACAGAGGGGAGACAGTTTGAGACAGGCGATAAACGCGGAGGGTGTAGCGGCCGCCGAAAAGCAGATGACGTGGCCGGAAACAAAAACGCCAAACAAATCGGCAGTCGGAGGAAAAGACTTGATCACTGATTACCAGAATGCATTGAGGGAATTTGCGCACGAGGATTTTGACGGTGCGGCTGTTGCGCTTCAAGAAATATTGGATCGGAACCCGCCAGATGATATTACTGACCACTGCCACTACTGGATCGGAGAATGCAAGTATGCGGCGAAGGAATATGGGGAGGCCCTGCGGGAATTCACCGAGGTGCTCAGTTTCGGATCATCTGTGAAGAAGGGCGACGCGCAGTTCATGATCGGACGATGTTACGAAAGAATGGGCAAAAGGGATCAAGCAATAGAGGCCTTCCGAATAGTTGTGAGACACTATCCGATGAACGAAAATGTCGATAGGGCAAATGAGAACATTGCCAGACTGGTAAAGTACGAAAACGGCTTGGTGGCTTTCAATTCGGAAAATTACACCGATGCAGCAATGGCATTTAGGGAAATTCTGATTGAAAAAGTGCCGGACGACATTGCTGCTCACTGTTATTACTGGATCGGGGAATCGCAATTCGCGGCACGGAATTATCGGGAAGCGCTTCAGGAATTCCGGAAAATACTCACTTCCAGGCGATCTGTGAAGATAGGGGACGCGCTCTTCATGATCGGCCGATGTTTCGAGAAGATGGGGGAGAAGGCGAAGGCAAGAGAGACTTTTCAGAAGCTCGTGGAAGACTACCCAATGAATGGAAACGTCAAGACGGCAAAGAAACACCTGTCCAAATTGTAA
- a CDS encoding MFS transporter, translated as MEKPAFKVYGYRWLILLVYMLVAAFNQLVWITFAPITDSAAAFYGVSQLDIGLLSMSFMIAYLVVSIPASWVIDTYGYRVAVGIGAALTGIFGLMRGMVASNFTLVMIAQIGTAVGQPFILNALTKVAARWFPIQERATASGLGSLAMYIGILAGLALTPPLALSAGMTNMLMYYGIGAIAAAVVFILLAREHPATPPGPPELEERALMFDGMKQILRKKNFIFLMAIFFVGLGVFNSVTTWIEDIIGPRGFTATQAGNAGGLMIVGGIVGAVILPTLSDRYRKRVPFIILGLAGTVPGLLGITFASTVGLLYASCFALGFFLLSCGPIGFQYGAEIGRPTPEGTSNGLLLLMGQISGIAFIFAMDSFRVGPAGSMTPSLLAMIGLIIVGLLFATRLRESDLVGNVALQSRQVSEPT; from the coding sequence TTGGAAAAGCCCGCTTTCAAGGTATATGGTTATCGGTGGCTTATACTGCTGGTGTACATGCTGGTCGCAGCATTTAACCAGTTGGTCTGGATAACATTCGCTCCAATCACTGACTCCGCCGCAGCATTCTACGGTGTCTCGCAGCTCGACATCGGACTTCTCTCGATGAGTTTCATGATTGCTTATCTTGTCGTTTCCATCCCGGCTTCATGGGTGATCGACACGTACGGTTATCGAGTTGCAGTGGGCATCGGTGCGGCGCTTACAGGCATCTTCGGTTTGATGCGCGGAATGGTCGCGTCGAATTTCACTCTCGTGATGATCGCGCAAATTGGAACGGCAGTGGGACAGCCATTTATCCTGAATGCCCTGACAAAAGTTGCGGCCCGCTGGTTCCCAATCCAGGAACGCGCGACCGCGTCTGGACTCGGCTCACTCGCAATGTACATCGGAATACTTGCGGGCCTCGCTCTGACACCTCCCCTTGCGTTAAGCGCAGGGATGACCAACATGCTGATGTACTACGGGATCGGTGCGATTGCCGCCGCCGTAGTATTCATTCTGCTCGCGCGAGAACATCCCGCGACTCCTCCGGGTCCCCCTGAACTCGAGGAACGCGCGCTCATGTTCGACGGGATGAAACAAATTCTGCGGAAGAAAAACTTCATATTCCTCATGGCAATCTTCTTCGTAGGACTCGGTGTATTCAACAGCGTGACAACATGGATCGAGGATATAATTGGTCCCCGGGGCTTCACTGCAACTCAGGCAGGGAATGCAGGCGGCCTCATGATCGTTGGAGGCATAGTCGGAGCCGTAATACTTCCTACTCTTTCCGACCGTTATCGAAAGAGAGTGCCGTTCATTATTCTCGGGTTGGCGGGCACTGTTCCGGGACTGCTCGGCATTACCTTCGCGAGTACCGTCGGACTTCTGTACGCTTCATGTTTCGCGCTTGGATTCTTTCTTTTGAGCTGCGGACCGATCGGGTTTCAATATGGCGCGGAGATCGGTAGGCCGACACCTGAAGGAACTTCTAACGGTCTCCTCCTCCTCATGGGCCAGATATCGGGAATCGCATTCATTTTCGCCATGGACAGTTTTAGGGTGGGTCCCGCCGGCTCGATGACACCATCTCTGCTCGCAATGATCGGGCTTATTATCGTGGGCCTGCTGTTCGCGACAAGGCTCAGGGAGTCGGATCTTGTCGGGAATGTGGCGTTGCAATCGCGACAGGTCTCGGAACCAACTTGA